From Malacoplasma iowae:
TGTTGAAACAACAAGTGCTGTTAAAACAAATTCAGAACCTGTAAGTTATAAAGACAAAGCATCTGAAATTGAAAACAACATTATGTTAAAAATTAATGCAAATCCAGCTATGGCAAATAACAAGTTTAGAAAACTTGTAAGTGTTAATAAATTAATGGAAACAGGGGCTCATATTGGATTAACTACTAGAAAATGAAATCCAAAAATGAAACCATATATCTATGCCAAAAAAGGTACTAACCATATAATTGATTTAATGCAAACTGTTATGGCTTTAAGTGATGCTTATAACTTTTTAGTTAATTTAACTAAAAATGGTGGTACTGCATTATTTGTTGGTACTAGAGGAAAAATAATTAAAAATCATGTTAAAGAAGAATCTAAAAGAACTAAATCTTTCTACATTAATGAAAGATGATTGGGTGGAACTTTAACAAACTTTAGAACTATAAGTAATTCAATTAAAAAATTTAATAACTTATTAGTTATCCACAAAACTGGTGAAGTTGAAAAGTATCTTAAAAAAGAACAAGTTCAAATTAAAAAAGATACTGAAAAACTTGCTAAAGCATTTGGTGGTATTAGAACTATGAAAGAATTACCTAAAGTTTTAATATTAACTGACCCAGAAAATGAAAAGAATGCTTTAAAAGAAGCTAAGAAACTTGGAATTCCTGTTGTTGCTATTTGTAACTCAAATGCAGATCCAACAGATGTTGACTATGTAATTCCAGCAAATAACTATTCTATTAAATCTGTTTATCTTTTAATTGGAATTCTTTCTGATGCTATTGCTGAAGGAAAAGGATTACCAAAATCATTTGTTGGTAAAAAAGATGATGAAATCGTTTTACCTGAAGTTATTAAAAAGAAACCAGAATATAGAAAAGTTGTTTATAACAAATAATCATATTTTGAATTTTTGCACTCCAATTGTGGGGTGCTTTTATTTTTACTTTATTCAAAAATAAAGATTATTTAACATGTTAAAAGTTATATTATTTTTGTTTTGCTAAATAAGCTAAATAAACTAAGGTTTATTTTTATGATTTTATAAATTTTAAAAATATAATTAGAGTGTATGAAAACAATAATTGAAAATAAAGTATATTTTGTAACTAATCAAAATATAAATAACAATACATATGTTTTATTAAACAAAAACTCTGCTATTGTTATAGACATAAGTTGAAATTACAATGAGGTTATTAACTTTTTAAAAAATAGAAAAATTGATAATCTTGCTTTATTAATAACTCATTGTCATTTTGACCATATAGCTGATATTGATAAATTACTAAACGAATATAAAGATTTAAAAATATATGTTTCAAAACATGAGGGTGATTTTATAACTTCAAAACACACAAATAGAATTTTTAAAACACCAATTGTTGTTGATAAAAAATATGTTCATT
This genomic window contains:
- the rpsB gene encoding 30S ribosomal protein S2 — translated: MPKKAEEKKVGSATKTVAAKAEKKVAKKTTTTTKTKKESSASKKVEKPVSTVETTSAVKTNSEPVSYKDKASEIENNIMLKINANPAMANNKFRKLVSVNKLMETGAHIGLTTRKWNPKMKPYIYAKKGTNHIIDLMQTVMALSDAYNFLVNLTKNGGTALFVGTRGKIIKNHVKEESKRTKSFYINERWLGGTLTNFRTISNSIKKFNNLLVIHKTGEVEKYLKKEQVQIKKDTEKLAKAFGGIRTMKELPKVLILTDPENEKNALKEAKKLGIPVVAICNSNADPTDVDYVIPANNYSIKSVYLLIGILSDAIAEGKGLPKSFVGKKDDEIVLPEVIKKKPEYRKVVYNK
- a CDS encoding MBL fold metallo-hydrolase, producing the protein MKTIIENKVYFVTNQNINNNTYVLLNKNSAIVIDISWNYNEVINFLKNRKIDNLALLITHCHFDHIADIDKLLNEYKDLKIYVSKHEGDFITSKHTNRIFKTPIVVDKKYVHYIEDNETLHIFNDDFIIKTIYSPGHSIGSTVYEYENIYFTGDFIFSDAIGRVDLPTSNIDQMVSSIKRFMKLCNKNYLICPGHESFCYAKNLRENNMEIKQVFDVYGDKENE